In one Silene latifolia isolate original U9 population chromosome 10, ASM4854445v1, whole genome shotgun sequence genomic region, the following are encoded:
- the LOC141606419 gene encoding GDSL esterase/lipase 7-like, with product MIMKSLVALFIVLSFSSFYLGKCLSEPLAPALYVFGDSLVDSGNNNWLLLPRPAQANYKPYGIDFPGSVSTGRVTNGKNVPDFIAEYLGLPYPARVKQPFRPPSLTGYNYASAGGGILPETGPKNCLDLGEQVLLFNGTKNNILKPAFPEQAQLEEHLAKSIFFIWVGNNDYLLNYYSAATNTSQDYTPQEFADLLALQLSEKIKVLHSLGARKIVVFEGPPYGCIPIYYNKNGECIDSKNTNAQQFNSKLQEMIQSLSSEFSDAYFSLGKAYDLTYDAIVNPSNYGLTNVTSPCCELATLLGHTLIACKWLGNKCENRDEYLFWDAAHPTQVGHGILGGQCINNSAVCTPYSIQDLVQLPTKPALTLLSAA from the exons ATGATAATGAAGTCATTAGTagcgctttttattgtcttaagTTTTTCGAGTTTTTACTTGGGAAAATGTTTATCAGAACCTCTTGCACCCGCATTGTATGTGTTTGGAGATTCTTTAGTTGATAGTGGCAACAACAATTGGTTGCTTCTCCCTCGTCCCGCTCAGGCCAATTACAAACCTTACGGTATCGACTTTCCGGGAAGCGTCTCCACCGGAAGGGTTACGAATGGCAAAAATGTCCCTGACTTTATCG CGGAGTACCTTGGGCTGCCATATCCGGCCCGTGTTAAACAACCATTTCGGCCACCTTCTCTAACCGGATACAATTATGCTTCAGCGGGTGGCGGTATTCTACCAGAAACTGGTCCAAAG AATTGTTTGGATTTAGGAGAACAAGTACTATTATTCAACGGGACAAAAAATAATATTCTGAAACCAGCATTCCCGGAGCAAGCACAACTTGAAGAACATTTAGCTAAGTCCATATTCTTTATCTGGGTTGGGAACAATGATTACCTCCTTAACTATTATAGCGCTGCTACAAATACAAGCCAAGACTATACTCCTCAAGAGTTTGCTGATCTCCTCGCTCTACAGTTGTCCGAAAAGATAAAG GTGCTGCACAGTTTGGGAGCAAGGAAGATAGTAGTATTTGAGGGTCCTCCCTATGGTTGCATTCCAATTTATTACAATAAGAACGGAGAGTGTATCGACAGTAAAAACACGAATGCACAACAGTTCAACTCTAAACTTCAAGAGATGATCCAAAGCTTGTCTTCTGAATTCAGTGACGCGTACTTCTCGCTTGGCAAAGCTTACGATCTTACTTATGATGCCATCGTTAATCCTTCTAACTACG GGCTAACAAATGTGACGAGTCCATGCTGCGAGCTAGCAACGTTGCTTGGACATACCTTAATAGCATGCAAATGGTTGGGGAATAAATGCGAAAACCGAGATGAATACTTATTTTGGGATGCAGCTCATCCGACTCAAGTCGGTCATGGTATTTTGGGTGGACAATGCATCAACAACTCCGCGGTTTGCACTCCTTATAGCATTCAAGATCTTGTTCAACTTCCTACCAAACCCGCCCTTACCCTGCTTAGTGCCGCTTGA
- the LOC141606413 gene encoding phytolongin Phyl2.2: MISDSNHVIYTCIAHQLGIDSPDSTILAEFNSADSSLTELAQQCLLHTPSHHTIFSQTFRKQTYTFLLDYPFVYFGIFDHNMIKFDQLKLLDRVKETLNHIIKGDCNLKFTSFCLQTELYPIFRKLMSKSLDFDALLVVSPKKIGPLPPVSSSSKGGKKMLGLPILSSNKFGKCLKNKRMLSNESVSDSKEALVDGNKVDVLDNCDEDVGVGEVKSREIICQNGVCLIGDGHGHGHGGNVGKQKAKKIWRRHVWIVLVLDLAVCLILFGIWLFVCRGFQCIER; the protein is encoded by the coding sequence ATGATTTCAGATTCAAATCATGTCATTTACACCTGTATAGCACATCAACTCGGTATTGACTCGCCTGACTCAACGATTCTAGCCGAGTTCAACTCAGCTGACTCGTCATTAACAGAGCTTGCACAACAATGTCTTCTTCATACACCATCTCATCACACAATTTTCTCTCAAACTTTTCGCAAACAAACATACACATTTTTATTGGATTACCCTTTTGTTTATTTTGGTATATTTGATCATAATATGATAAAATTTGATCAATTGAAATTATTGGATCGCGTCAAGGAAACCCTAAATCATATAATTAAGGGTGATTGTAATCTAAAGTTTACATCTTTTTGTTTACAAACTGAACTTTATCCAATTTTTCGTAAACTTATGTCGAAAAGTTTGGATTTTGATGCATTGCTTGTAGTTAGTCCTAAGAAGATTGGTCCTTTACCCCCGGTTTCGAGTTCGAGTAAAGGGGGAAAAAAGATGCTAGGGTTGCCAATATTGTCGTCTAACAAATTTGGTAAATGTTTGAAAAATAAGAGGATGTTGTCTAATGAGAGTGTTTCAGACAGTAAAGAGGCGTTAGTTGATGGTAACAAGGTTGATGTTTTGGATAATTGTGATGAAGATGTTGGTGTTGGCGAGGTAAAAAGTCGCGAAattatttgtcaaaatggtgtctgTTTGATTGGTGATGGACATGGTCATGGTCATGGTGGTAATGTAGGTAAACAAAAGGCTAAGAAGATTTGGCGACGACATGTTTGGATTGTTTTGGTATTGGATTTGGCTGTTTGTTTGAtcttgtttgggatttggttaTTCGTCTGTCGCGGATTTCAATGCATTGAAAGATAG
- the LOC141606414 gene encoding starch synthase 1, chloroplastic/amyloplastic-like: MESLSLNSCNFKGFNRSTALNLSRKVEIRGFNHVGFACFWRQSEKRLSFAVRTKSSGNDAGFSASSKDGSSSKLSTVETEVEDEGQKGHLIGPITDSDGSIVGFRLLSPSDEKDLVKYNAYETLNLDKQDEVQEEDYGEEKENPKVSEETTSEVEEISSASVSSSSIAEQEVLEDTEVVEEEVVEDEVADEIAEVEEESVVKGEVTTPSKVTYNIVFVTSEAAPYSKTGGLGDVCGSLPISLAARGHRVMVVSPRYIHGTAADKVYAGAFDANCRIKVNCFGGEQEVAFFHEYRAGVDWVFVDHPSYHRPGNPYGDSSGAFGDNQFRFTLLSHAACEAPLVLPLGGYTYGQKCLFLVNDWHAGLVSVLLASKYRPYGVYKDARSVLVIHNLSHQGVEPAVTYDNLGVPPHWYGVLEWVFPEWARAHELDKGEAVNILKGAIVTSDRILTVSQGYSWEVTTVEGGYGLHELLTSRKFVLNGIINGIDVNEWNPSTDVHIPAHYSIDDLSGKAECKIALQKELGLPIKPECPLIGFIGRLDYQKGIDIIQAAMPELLQDDVQFVMLGSGDSKYENWMRATEAAYKDKFRGWVGFNVPISHRITAGCDILLMPSRFEPCGLNQLYAMRYGTVPVVHCTGGLRDTVETYNPFSIGPDGTGTGTGWAFAPLAKDSMLASLRNALKTYREYKPSWAGLMKRGMERDSTWDSAAAQYEQIFGWALTDPPYC, translated from the exons ATGGAGTCTTTATCATTAAATTCATGTAATTTCAAGGGTTTTAATCGATCTACAGCACTTAATTTATCTAGAAAAGTAGAGATTAGAGGGTTTAATCATGTGGGTTTTGCTTGTTTTTGGAGACAAAGTGAAAAAAGACTGTCTTTTGCAGTAAGAACTAAGTCTTCTGGTAATGATGCTGGGTTTTCTGCTTCTAGTAAAGATGGGTCTTCTTCTAAATTATCAACTGTTGAGACAGAGGTTGAAGATGAAGGGCAAAAAGGTCATTTGATTGGTCCTATCACTGATTCTGATGGGTCCATTGTTGGGTTTCGCCTGCTTTCTCCATCAG ATGAAAAAGATCTGGTTAAGTATAATGCTTATGAAACACTGAATCTGGATAAGCAAGACGAAGTACAAGAAGAAGATTATGGTGAAGAAAAAGAAAATCCGAAAGTAAGTGAAGAGACTACCAGTGAAGTAGAGGAAATTTCCTCCGCCAGCGTGTCTTCCAGTAGCATCGCTGAACAAGAAGTACTTGAAGATACCGAGGTTGTGGAAGAAGAGGTTGTAGAAGACGAGGTTGCAGATGAAATAGCGGAAGTAGAAGAAGAAAGTGTGGTTAAAGGAGAAGTAACAACTCCCAGCAAAGTAAcctacaatatcgtctttgtaaCATCAGAGGCAGCACCTTATTCCAAGACCGGAGGTTTGGGAGATGTGTGTGGTTCTTTGCCTATCTCTCTAGCTGCACGGGGACATCGTGTTATGGTAGTGTCACCTAGATATATACATGGGACTGCTGCTGATAAGGTTTATGCTGGAGCCTTTGATGCCAACTGTCGTATCAAGGTCAATTGCTTCGGTGGGGAACAAGAAGTAGCCTTTTTCCATGAGTACAGAGCTGGTGTTGATTGG GTATTTGTTGATCATCCGTCATATCACCGACCCGGAAATCCCTATGGCGATAGCTCAGGCGCCTTCGGCGATAATCAG TTCCGATTCACTTTGCTTTCCCATGCAGCCTGTGAAGCACCTCTTGTCCTACCACTTGGAGGCTACACCTATGGACAAAAGTGTTTGTTCCTTGTCAATGATTGGCACGCAGGTCTTGTATCAGT ACTTTTGGCATCTAAATACCGTCCATATGGAGTATACAAGGATGCACGGAGTGTACTTGTTATACACAACCTTTCTCATCAA GGTGTGGAGCCTGCAGTTACATACGATAACTTAGGAGTGCCTCCTCATTGGTACGGGGTACTTGAGTGGGTGTTTCCAGAGTGGGCAAGAGCACATGAACTTGACAAAGGTGAAGCTGTCAACATTCTCAAGGGGGCAATTGTGACGTCTGATCGGATTCTTACAGTTAGCCAG GGATATTCGTGGGAAGTAACAACTGTGGAGGGTGGATATGGTTTGCACGAGTTACTAACCAGCCGAAAATTTGTTCTGAATG GGATTATAAATGGTATAGACGTAAATGAATGGAATCCATCTACCGATGTTCATATTCCAGCCCATTACTCCATCGATGATCTCTCTGGAAAG GCTGAATGCAAAATTGCCTTGCAAAAGGAGCTTGGTCTTCCTATCAAACCTGAATGCCCATTG ATTGGATTTATTGGGAGACTCGACTACCAGAAAGGCATTGATATTATTCAAGCAGCCATGCCGGAGCTTCTGCAAGACGATGTGCAGTTT GTTATGTTGGGCTCAGGAGACTCAAAATATGAGAATTGGATGAGAGCGACTGAGGCGGCATACAAAGACAAGTTTCGAGGATGGGTTGGGTTCAATGTCCCAATATCTCATCGAATAACTGCAGG GTGTGATATCCTTTTGATGCCATCAAGATTTGAACCTTGTGGACTAAATCAGCTATATGCAATGAGATATGGAACTGTGCCGGTAGTTCATTGTACTGGAGGACTTCGG GATACTGTTGAAACGTACAATCCATTTTCAATTGGGCCTGATGGCACCGGCACTGGTACTGG GTGGGCCTTTGCTCCCTTAGCGAAGGACAGTATGTTGGCG TCTTTGAGAAATGCCCTGAAAACATACCGTGAATACAAGCCTTCATGGGCCGGGTTGATGAAGAGAGGCATGGAAAGAGATTCAACATGGGACAGTGCTGCAGCCCAGTACGAGCAGATTTTCGGCTGGGCCCTAACTGACCCACCCTACTGCTGA
- the LOC141606415 gene encoding protein DEFECTIVE IN MERISTEM SILENCING 3-like, with protein sequence MYPMNSPIPLNSKALVVHDIEALNHVNPNSPNVNSGNGVPNGAPFANNLMTGTKRLQDELEKTGTKMRQHEDNLKFLKSQKNQLDDAILDLQVNLGKSLSSGAPSTEDGGSSLGRSEEETVEQISKHEKSAANIFCQLKICHGIQLSNPALSQELLGVVATLGKVEDDNLSRLFSEYLGLPKMLSVVCKTYDGIKALETYDFDGAVNKFTGLYALGSSVGHSLEGRFLVICLENLRPYAGEIIADDPQKRLDILHPRLPNGEIPAGFLGFAVNMVHIDRSHLYSLTSSGCGLRETLFYNLFSRLQVYRTRAEMLVALPFITDGAVSLDGGMISATGVFALGSREDVGVTFPRCSGKDRLPVKYYELENQLKQKKWEKDRLQEDIRREQALLDQQKYNYQLQKQEFLRFIADSSSFLTQHQLQTAGRVQTPR encoded by the exons ATGTATCCCATGAATTCTCCG ATTCCATTGAATTCAAAGGCATTAGTTGTCCATGATATTGAGGCCTTAAATCATGTTAATCCGAATAGCCCTAATGTGAATAGTGGGAATGGAGTACCCAATGGAGCTCCTTTTGCAAATAATTTAATGACTGGTACAAAG AGATTGCAAGATGAACTAGAGAAGACTGGGACTAAGATGAGACAGCACGAAGACAATTTAAAGTTTTTGAAGTCTCAGAAAAATCAGCTAGATGATGCAATTCTAGATTTGCAAG TCAACCTTGGTAAGTCCCTTTCCTCAGGTGCACCCAGTACTGAAGATGGTGGTTCTTCTCTTGGCCGTAGTGAGGAGGAAACTGTTGAGCAAATCTCGAAGCATGAAAAATCTGCAGCCAATATTTTTTGCCAGCTCAAAATCTGTCATGGTATCCAACTTTCTAATCCTGCTCTTTCGCAAGAACTTCTTGGAGTTGTTGCTACTCTGGGAAAAGTTGAAGATGATAATCTCAGCAG GCTTTTTTCTGAATACCTCGGTTTGCCCAAGATGCTGTCAGTAGTCTGCAAGACTTATGATGGCATCAAAGCCTTAGAGACATACGATTTTGATGGAGCAGTAAACAAATTTACTGGTCTTTATGCGCTTGGATCATCAGTTGGGCATTCGTTGGAAGGACGGTTTCTCGTGATCTGCCTTGAAAATTTAAG ACCATATGCTGGTGAGATAATAGCAGATGATCCCCAGAAGAGACTTGATATATTACACCCAAGATTGCCGAATGGTGAAATTCCAGCTGGCTTTCTTGGGTTTGCCGTAAATATGGTTCATATAGACAGATCCCATTTATATTCTTTGACTTCCAGTGGGTGTGGGCTCAGAGAAACATTGTTTTATAATCTTTTCTCACGTCTTCAAGTCTATAGAACTAGAGCTGAGATGCTTGTTGCTCTTCCATTCATCACCGATGGAGCTGTTTCTTTAGATGGTGGAATGATTAGCGCTACTGGTGTCTTCGCCCTCGGTAGCAG GGAGGATGTAGGTGTAACGTTCCCTAGATGTTCTGGAAAGGATCGTCTTCCTGTAAAATATTATGAGCTCGAGAACCAGCTCAAGCAGAAGAAATGGGAAAAGGATAGACTTCAGGAAGATATACGTAGAGAACAAGCATTATTGGATCAACAAAAGTACAACTATCAATTGCAAAAGCAAGAATTTTTAAGATTTATTGCTGACAGCTCTTCTTTCCTTACTCAG CATCAACTGCAGACAGCAGGACGAGTACAGACTCCAAGGTAA
- the LOC141606416 gene encoding uncharacterized protein LOC141606416, with translation MFMFMFMLLLLILILHGVWMLLDCSDEDEDEAFNWKVDEFIANIPYLTCPEPNPGRFMDVRALCDNLALGYVRSNMGLDYEFVEFASHLIPVFSTAHGDGLHFNFFARQKAAPYYSPPELFFVDVANGDPQTVIRCVPLLHQPYSLDDVNRPPKSHVFHPDNEYCVYCEHAKDGSLEKNFCLAPPLM, from the exons atgtttatgtttatgtttatgttGCTGTTGTTAATACTGATTTTACATGGGGTTTGGATGTTATTGGATTGCagtgatgaagatgaagatgaagctTTTAATTGGAAGGTTGACGAATTCATTGCGAACATTCCATATCTGACATGCCCCGAACCAAATCCAGGCAGGTTTATGGATGTCAGAGCGCTATGCGACAATCTTGCTTTGGGCTATGTCAGGTCCAATATG GGTTTGGACTACGAGTTTGTAGAATTTGCCTCACATTTAATTCCGGTTTTCTCAACTGCACACGGTGATGGGCTTCATTTCAATTTCTTTGCTCGGCAAAAGGCCGCACCTTACTATTCTCCGCCCGAGCTTTTTTTTGTTGATGTTGCTAACGGCGACCCTCAGACAGTTATCCGTTGTGTCCCTCTGCTCCACCAGCCTTATTCCCTTG ATGATGTGAATAGACCCCCAAAATCTCACGTTTTCCATCCAGACAACGAATATTGCGTGTATTGTGAGCACGCCAAGGATGGTTCACTCGAGAAGAACTTCTGTCTTGCTCCTCCGTTGATGTAG